Genomic segment of Colletotrichum destructivum chromosome 5, complete sequence:
GGGTGAAGTACCTCGGCTGGGAATACCAGCTCTGTGCTTTGCCGACGCGCCTGATGGGATTCGCGGGCAAGAATTTGTTTCTGCCTTCCCGGCAGGCATACATGTCGCTGCCACATTTGACAAGGCTCTTCTGTACAAATATGGCAAGGCACTTGGTGATGAGTACTATGGTAAGGGCATCAACGTAGCACTTGGCCCCGCTGCTGGCCCGCTTGGCAGAGTTGCCCGCGGAGGCCGCAACTGGGAGGGTCTTTCTTCAGATCCCTACCTAGCAGGCGTCGGCATGGGCGCAATTACACGCGGCATTCAGGACGCTGGGGTGATTGCCACAGCCAAGCACTGGCTCTTGAATGAGCAAGAATACCGTCGCCGAGCGTCTGACTTGGGAGAAGCCATAAGTTCAAATGTTGATGATCGTGCCCTTCACGAGCTTTACGTTTGGCCTTTTATGGACTCACTTAAAGAGGGTGCAGCATCCGTCATGTGCTCATACCAGAGAGCTAATCATTCATACGGATGCCAGAACTCAAAGCTCTTGAACGGCATTCTGAAGACTGAACTTGGGTTCGAGGGATTTGTGGTCAGTGATTGGCAGGGCCAGATGAGCGGCGTCGCCTCGGCTAACGCTGGCTTGGATCTGGTCATGCCTGACGCTGGGTTTTGGGGAGAAAAGCTTATCGAAGCCGTCAACAACGGTACGGTGAGCGAAGAGCGACTTTCCGATATGGCCACAAGAATCCTCGCAAGCTATCACTTTCTGCATCAGCAGCACGCTTTTCCCGAGCCCACGGTTCACTCCAACTTACAAAAAGTCTTTCCCGTCGACGTCCAGGATGATCATGCCGCGTTGATCCGGCAaatcggcgccgccggtaCCGTTTTGGTCAAGAACGAGAACAACACTCTCCCTTTCAAAAACCCGAAATTCCTCTCAATCTACGGATACGACGCAACCGTAAAGGCAACCCCATGGCAAAACCCCAGTCGTTATGGCGGCGGTTATGAAGTCAACTTTGGCTGGGAGACATTCAACGGAACTCTTATTACGGGAGGCGGTTCTGGTGGAAGCACCCCCCCTTATGTTGTCTCACCTTTTCAGGCCATTCAGGAGCGTCTTTACAAGAACAGAGGCATCCTTCGATGGGACTTTTACTCGGAGAACCCTTCCCCTCCTTACGTCAATTCGGAGGCTTGTctcgtcttcatcaacgCGTACGCCTCAGAAAGCTTTGACCGTCTGAGTTTGACGGACGAATTCAGCGACAATCTCGTACAAAATGTCGCTGCCAATTGCTCAAACACTGTAGTTGTTATCCACTCAACAGGTATGCCGTTCAACAAAGGCCTTTTAAGCATTCGAACTGACAAAAAATCAGGAATACGCACAGTGGACGCTTGGATCGAGCATCCCAACGTTACCGCTGTTCTCTTTGCCGGGCTACCCGGTCAGGAAAGTGGCCACAGCATCGTGGACATCCTTTGGGGCGACATCAACCCTTCAGGGAAGCTTCCGTACACTGTAGCGAGGCAGGAATCGGATTATGGAAGCCACCTGAACTCGAGTGCCTCGGATGATTTCTTCCCAGACAGTGA
This window contains:
- a CDS encoding Putative glycoside hydrolase, family 3, glycoside hydrolase family 3 domain, immunoglobulin; translation: MKISTFLLSIGLNGATISAQNNGSAPSEVPYYGRSPPVYPSPSGNGSSNERWATAYRHARHLVSQLTVEEKANITRGWNGTCVGNSGEVPRLGIPALCFADAPDGIRGQEFVSAFPAGIHVAATFDKALLYKYGKALGDEYYGKGINVALGPAAGPLGRVARGGRNWEGLSSDPYLAGVGMGAITRGIQDAGVIATAKHWLLNEQEYRRRASDLGEAISSNVDDRALHELYVWPFMDSLKEGAASVMCSYQRANHSYGCQNSKLLNGILKTELGFEGFVVSDWQGQMSGVASANAGLDLVMPDAGFWGEKLIEAVNNGTVSEERLSDMATRILASYHFLHQQHAFPEPTVHSNLQKVFPVDVQDDHAALIRQIGAAGTVLVKNENNTLPFKNPKFLSIYGYDATVKATPWQNPSRYGGGYEVNFGWETFNGTLITGGGSGGSTPPYVVSPFQAIQERLYKNRGILRWDFYSENPSPPYVNSEACLVFINAYASESFDRLSLTDEFSDNLVQNVAANCSNTVVVIHSTGIRTVDAWIEHPNVTAVLFAGLPGQESGHSIVDILWGDINPSGKLPYTVARQESDYGSHLNSSASDDFFPDSDFTEGLYIDYRYFDSRNITPRYEFGFGLSYTTFNFADLSVGLTSDADTSEYPDPAIAVVQGGHPSLWETIAISKVSVSNTGDVDGTEVAQLYIGVPGDDSPVRQLRGFLPVYLSPGQTRTAAFELTRRDLSVWDVESQQWRLRRGTYTVWVGSSSRDLALRGEIEIK